A DNA window from Linepithema humile isolate Giens D197 chromosome 6, Lhum_UNIL_v1.0, whole genome shotgun sequence contains the following coding sequences:
- the LOC105677099 gene encoding uncharacterized protein, which produces MAREKFFVVLCLCFVAIALSVPQQSKSKRPTPVYKQPVTGGLLLPDNATLIRENIVDTFSCQDRIYGYYADMENGCQVFHVCMPQTRGAIRWSFICPGETVFNQATFVCTRTESSIPCEESEKYYVLNEDIGKEVEEEEADEERGKENITKTVEPGLETVSKKSPRNSRLTNRERLFWHQ; this is translated from the exons ATGGCGCGGGAAAAGTTCTTCGTCGTGTTATGTCTCTGTTTCGTCGCGATAGCTCTGAGTGTGCCGCAGCAGTCCAAGTCTAAGAGGCCCACGCCGGTTTATAAG CAACCTGTAACCGGTGGCTTGTTGCTGCCCGATAACGCGACTCTCATTCGCGAGAACATCGTTGACACATTTTCGTGCCAGGACAGGATTTACGGATACTACGCTGATATGGAGAACGGATGTCAAGTGTTTCATGTGTGCATGCCGCAAACGAGGGGCGCGATTAGATGGAGCTTCATTTGCCCCGGCGAGACGGTGTTCAATCAG GCGACATTCGTATGCACACGAACAGAAAGCTCGATACCGTGCGAAGAAtcggaaaaatattatgttttgaacGAAGATATCGGGAAGGaggtggaggaggaggaggcggaTGAGGAACGAGGGAAGGAAAACATCACGAAGACTGTTGAACCCGGACTGGAAACGGTGTCGAAGAAATCTCCGAGAAATTCGAGATTGACAAATCGAGAGAGGTTGTTCTGGCATCAGTAA
- the LOC105677080 gene encoding uncharacterized protein, translating into MIGTKLIICIVIWLVTLSKLLTRAEEKLNNSQISLNETQGLNIFPGIKFFLTDGEITVHMRIYDLLQEVAVEGRSKERKNILERLKHMMMMTPIIMQILSLPGAIASIKMSLLKSLMVAQLAIAIMIYNLIKSTQSEEVVVYQPHHHKHFYHNSHYHDNEDEWFGR; encoded by the exons ATGATTGGAACTAAATTAATCATTTGCATTGTTATCTGGTTGGTAACGTTGTCAAAATTATTGACACGAGCCGAGGAGAAACTAAACAACTCTCAAATTAGCCTTAATGAAACTCAAGGCTTAAATATTTTCCCAggaatcaaatttttcttgacAGACGGTGAAATTACTGTGCACATGCGAATTTATGACCTACTGCAAG AAGTGGCAGTGGAGGGTCGAAGCAAAGAAAGgaagaatattttagaaagaCTCAAACatatgatgatgatgacgCCAATTATTATGCAG ATACTTTCGCTGCCGGGCGCCATAGCGTCCATCAAAATGTCACTTTTGAAAAGTCTTATGGTAGCGCAATTAGCAATTGcaattatgatttataatttaatcaaaagtACGCAAAGTGAGGAAGTAGTAGTATATCAGCCGCACCAtcacaaacatttttatcacaattccCATTATCACGACAACGAGGACGAATGGTTCGGTAGATGA
- the l(3)mbn gene encoding uncharacterized protein l(3)mbn: MGTFFSLITSPLHARRIRSCHHSVARTRSRRDLRGMSSFVGRWCNLLCLLCYLVAQRAIADDNRPYEFSFNIVDFQHRFEKKDAEGLINGEYGFITADGVYHETGYATDKNGDYIITKQRNRKITSLKDAQEIFKDRPEAAKKLVEAVIKACSGCKIPQGDLPKPTKTVTELPQKKMDPILKQMMKILSEKHEEKNKIKNENNKNQPGNVVKSMVRSAKKLLSEEDNPNKVSDQVLENMANDLYYQFNYTITSHGHHEDGYRNGRKDGSYRSLSENGVETQVRYLSNEFGHQPNITFVSQANAADEKHGLKGYLFRWYWP; the protein is encoded by the exons ATGGGAACGTTTTTCTCGCTTATTACATCACCGCTTCACGCTCGAAGGATTCGCTCGTGCCATCATTCAGTCGCGCGAACTCGAAGCCGCAGGGATCTCCGCGGGATGTCGTCCTTCGTG GGGAGATGGTGCAACCTTTTGTGCTTATTATGTTATCTGGTCGCGCAGCGCGCCATCGCGGACGATAACAGACCGTACGAGTTCTCCTTCAACATCGTCGATTTTCAGCACAGATTCGAGAAAAAAG ATGCTGAGGGACTTATTAACGGCGAATACGGTTTCATTACGGCCGATGGTGTTTATCACGAGACTGGATATGCCACCGACAAAAATGGCGATTATATTATCACTAAACAGAGAAATCGAAAAATAACGAGTT TGAAAGATGCGCAAGAGATATTCAAAGATAGACCGGAAGCAGCGAAGAAATTAGTGGAAGCCGTGATAAAGGCTTGCAGCGGTTGTAAAATCCCGCAAGGTGATCTGCCGAAACCTACGAAGACCGTTACGGAATTACCGCAGAAAAAGATGGATCCGATATTGAAGCAgatgatgaaaatattgtCGGAAAAACATg aagagaaaaataagattaaaaatgaaaacaacAAGAACCAACCCGGAAACGTTGTGAAAAGCATGGTGCGGTCCGCAAAAAAACTATTGTCCGAAGAAGATAATCCGAATAAGGTGAGCGATCAAGTGCTGGAGAACATGGCGAACGATCTGTATTATCAGTTCAATTACACGATAACGTCGCACGGCCATCACGAGGACGGATATCGCAACGGAAGGAAGGACGGCAGTTATCGGTCGCTGAGCGAAAACGGTGTCGAAACGCAAGTGAGATATCTGTCAAATGAGTTCGGACATCAACCCAACATCACGTTCGTTTCGCAAGCGAACGCGGCCGACGAGAAGCACGGTCTCAAAGGATATTTGTTTCGCTGGTATTGGCCGTAA
- the LOC105677096 gene encoding uncharacterized protein: MEDEDFGFASRTDNALKKILTVSNERANGEEAVRNDKPKTSEVVGGGGGSTTPAPPTVAGSEGRERASTAAGSVVPNTPDIPNVVEYHLKVKPRSTTRHCRPDNAPRDQLLEEMKKEKSPVSVDDKRKDLVSKLSRLSIDNNVFEGSTDLPQVFQVKYLGSHDARGLWGIKHTRRPVDNMVSAAKALPTNTMLPLIKLVVSQEGVALLPLDKRKQDANLSRMYPIETISYGVQDLVYTRVFSMIVVRETENFRRISPFECHGFVCESKYYARQLTYALATAFEIYSKTVKAQDKLAAVSGSNSSRKRFAIDLRSPEEIEADLTMDSEA, translated from the exons ATGGAGGACGAGGACTTTGGTTTTGCGAGCAGGACCGACAACGCCCTGAAAAAGATCCTCACCGTTAGCAACGAACGGGCAAACGGCGAGGAAGCAGTTCGCAACGATAAGCCTAAG ACGTCGGAAGTCGTTGGAGGTGGTGGTGGATCAACAACACCAGCGCCTCCGACCGTGGCCGGAAGCGAGGGCCGTGAACGCGCGTCAACCGCCGCCGGCTCAGTCGTGCCCAACACGCCGGACATACCGAACGTGGTGGAGTATCATCTTAAAGTCAAGCCTAGATCAACGACGAGGCACTGCCGGCCCGATAACGCTCCC AGGGACCAGCTTTTGGAAGAGATGAAGAAGGAGAAGAGTCCTGTGTCTGTCGATGATAAGAGAAAAGATCTCGTGTCGAAACTGTCGCGGCTATCCATCGACAATAATGTCTTCGAGGGCTCCACCGACTTGCCGCAAGTGTTTCAG GTGAAGTATCTGGGATCCCACGATGCAAGAGGCCTCTGGGGCATCAAGCACACGAGGAGGCCCGTCGATAACATGGTTTCTGCCGCGAAGGCTCTGCCAACCAACACGATGCTGCCTCTTATCAAGCTGGTAGTCTCTCAGGAGGGAGTAGCCTTGCTGCCACTGGACAAGAGGAAGCAGGACGCTAACTTATCCAGGATGTATCCTATCGAGACGATCTCTTACGGAGTGCAAGATCTCGTTTACACTAGAGTCTTCTCCATGATAGTCGTTCGCGAAACGGAGAATTTCCGAAGAATCTCTCCGTTCGAGTGTCACGGTTTCGTTTGCGAGTCCAAGTACTATGCGAGGCAATTGACATACGCTCTCGCCACAGCGTTCGAAATTTACTCCAAGACTGTGAAGGCTCAGGATAAATTGGCCGCGGTTTCCGGAAGCAATTCATCCAGGAAGAGATTCGCGATTGATTTAAGAAGCCCCGAGGAGATCGAGGCGGATCTCACGATGGACTCCGAAGCGTAG
- the LOC105676964 gene encoding uncharacterized protein — MKIITSVFFVLGLALYVRCEATGKSNREEEDISILECMFEDNVGSCFRTRLARDLDRIELDVTGKQSDPPISVVVERAGSVIADFVDDLQEADAEEIIEENEAQNDNAEEARKKKFGKKQKKHLAKLLGLAMLIKSKISLLLQLISTHFQLKFFVIAVISLILNAVRFWIEVKKSHPAKVIYYEHAQHQHHYDHDDHDHYWGRSSNETPHELAYRAYVPTE, encoded by the exons ATGAAGATAATTACGTCGGTTTTCTTCGTTCTTGGACTCGCTCTGTACGTCCGTTGCGAGGCGACGGGAAAGAGCAatcgagaagaagaagacatTAGCATTTTGGAGTGTATGTTCGAGGACAATGTTGGAAGTTGCTTCAGGACGAGATTGGCCCGCGACTTGGACCGGATCGAGTTGGATGTCACCGGAAAACAGAGCGATCCACCGATAAGCGTGGTGGTCGAACGAGCTGGCAGTGTCATCGCGGACTTTGTCGATGATCTGCAGGAGGCCGATGCGGAAGAAATTATCGAGGAAAATGAGGCTCAAAATGACAACGCAG AAGAGGCGCGCAAAAAGAAATTCGGCAAGAAGCAAAAAAAGCATCTGGCGAAACTCTTGGGGCTGGCGATGCTGATCAAATCGAAGATCAGCCTGCTGCTGCAGCTCATCAGCACGCACTTCCAGCTCAAGTTCTTCGTCATCGCCGTCATCTCATTGATACTGAACGCCGTTAGATTTTGGATAGAAGTCAAGAAGAGCCATCCTGCCAAAGTCATCTACTACGAACACGCGCAGCATCAGCACCATTACGATCACGACGATCACGATCATTATTGGGGAAGATCATCGAACGAGACACCTCACGAGCTCGCTTATCGCGCTTACGTGCCCACGGAATGA
- the LOC105677079 gene encoding protein apnoia, with the protein MKAIGRILACVLLATAFVKNVLTANTANIKFSTEQSNEAVRSNVTRLELVSKSSPLNSDIEDPRNIQDDVFKNEENYDFGLEEARTFGHKRFQLMLMPMMYKMGAMMTLLMVLTAISVKGLIVGLILLVLKLSAFLAKFHTGHSAWSPSQPIHVHVHNSFPHAHAQAYHGWIPASGPGDEDHYYYKG; encoded by the exons ATGAAGGCGATTGGCCGCATCTTGGCGTGCGTGCTATTGGCAACTgcatttgtgaaaaatgtgCTTACAGCGAATACCgcgaacattaaattttcgacGGAGCAGAGTAACGAGGCTGTACGATCTAATGTTACAAGACTCGAGTTGGTTTCGAAATCGTCGCCGCTGAATTCTGACATCGAAGATCCTCGGAATATCCAAGATGACGTATTCAAGAACGAAGAAAATTACG ATTTTGGGCTTGAGGAAGCTCGCACTTTCGGACACAAAAGGTTCCAGCTGATGCTGATGCCGATGATGTACAAGATGGGAGCAATGATGACACTATTAATGGTCCTGACAGCGATATCAGTAAAGGGACTTATCGTCG gtCTCATATTGCTGGTGCTTAAACTCAGCGCTTTTCTAGCGAAGTTTCATACCGGACACTCAGCATGGTCTCCATCGCAACCGATTCATGTTCACGTTCATAACAGTTTCCCTCATGCTCACGCACAAGCGTATCATGGTTGGATACCAGCGAGTGGTCCCGGTGATGAGGATCACTATTATTACAAAGGATAA